ATCTATACAGCAGAAGTTTTGCTCCCAAATGAATCTGCAAAAAGGACTTCTAGGCCCTGAAGTGCTAGGAGTTGTGAGTTGCCTTCTTACACATGTGTCTCATTTTCTTTGTACTCTAAGTTTCAACCCATTCTTCCCAAGGAGGCTATGTGCATTTTGGGGAGAGTAAGCTCCagatttgtacatatatacatatatagctactTCTATATTATATcgttttaataaatgtctttgccaagaactaATCATCTCTACTGGCTGATTATTAAGGGGAAGCACATTGGTGGGGACTCATGAGCTATAGTGTTAGGAGTGGGTAGGTACAAATTACTTCTAGAATCTTGAGGTAGTAGCCAACATTTAGTAACCCAACTTGTGAGTAAAAGTACAAGTTCCAGGACTACCAGAGAGGAGATATTTCAGAGAAATAACTCTACTAACTACCATCTTCTTCCTTGATATCCCAGTATGGTTGCAGGGTTGAGACTAACTAGTAACCTCAGGGAAAAGATTCCCTGAACTAGGAATCTGTTAGCTACTAATGGTTATCTCTTCAGGTAGCAGGCATGTAAAACTGGGATTAAACTCAAGAGGTTCTGTGATCTAGGGCCTTACTTCACTCAGCTATCCACCTAAACTAAGGGAAGCCATGGAATTCTGAAACCTAGAATTCTCTTTCATGATCAAGGATTCCATCCTCACCCTTAGTTGATTATTCCTTTGTTGAATTACTCAAATCGTTAAAAGTTCTTGTTTAGGCATAACCAAACACTCTCTAACCACAACTtaagtctgtttcttctttttctatttcctatAGAAATTGAGAATTTACACACATTTCTTAAATAATCTGGGCCCCATTTTCCAGGCTGAACAACCTCAGTGCCTTTAACCTTTTCTTCCAGGAAACAAACAGAATTCCAGATCTGAATCCAAATGGAGTTGATTAGAGTGGCCCAAGTGttggtttcattttattagaATTATAACTCACTTGTTATCTATAGAGTATTAGTTGGAAGATCTCTTAAAGGTGACCTAATTCACCttgctcattttcttcctttgatggagatagaaactgagacccagagaggagaggagattgATTGGTCTAGGGTTTCACAGCTGGTTAGCTGGAGAGttgagattagaacccaggtgtcctgaATCCTAGCTCAGCTCACCCTCTACTAAGTTACCTATAAAACATCCATTTTTGCCTGGTGCCATGCTGGGAATTCTACAAAGTCAGCCACTATTGCGTGATTGAACAAGtcttgggatcatagatttcaacctgaaagggaccttaaaagtcatctcaTTCATtctccctaattttatagatgaggaaattgagtcctagAGAGTTTGACTCCTCCAAAATTATACATCCAGTAAACAGCAGAGGCAGGTTGTCTGACCACAAATCCCATGCTCTTTCTAGTTCCTCATGTTACTTTTCAGTGGATTGTCAGATGGGGCAAAGACAAATGAATATGGGAGGGCCACCATGCTGTGATGATGATTTGGTGTATGTGCAGGGGTCCCTGAGGACTAAGAACCAGGTGAGGCAACATGGAAGGGGCAGAAATTATGGTTTCTAATACCAAGTCTCAGTTCAGGAATCCTTCTGCATTGGAATCCAAAGGTAGGTTTCCAAATGCAATGCTTACAATTTTACTAGCAGGCTGGATGAGGGCCTGAGACCCAGGTACTTTTTCAGCACTGCTAAGAGAGTGGGCAGATGTCTTCACTGCATCAAGCAGATAGAGGGTAATGCTTGCATCATAGTCGTTTCCCTTAGGGTGGAAGTCAGAACCCACAGGCAGCTGGAGAGTGGGGGTAATAGGTGGGGATATCTCTTTCCTTCCATGATCGTGCATCTTCATCAACACTGAGTCATAtcatattgcattttaaaaacaggaaagaCCCCACAAAGCGTGGGAGGATTTCTAGTTCTTTATACTTCAGTAACCCAGTTTTCTAATAATAAACTTTATCATCATGGGCAATATTATGCAGCTCTGCCTGGTCAGAGTAAGACATTGTGGGTACACTTAATCTGTGATCTTCCTAGATTACAGTTCAGTATAATATTGTCTGTGAATGGCAAAATTATTGTGGGAAAGAAGTGATGATTGATGTGGTTTTTCTTCATCCTTTGAAACCTAATCTATAAGACCTGAGTAGATATATttactgggggaaggggagagagagggggcaGAGCTTGCAGGGGAGGAGGGGTGATGGTGGGGACTACATTCCTCAATTGGAATGTTGTTCAAGGTTATTGATAATGTTCCTTCCTGGGGGAATCAGATTTGTTTGATGGACTTACGAGAACATTCATGTAGAAAACATAAGAGGCTGAAGGTGAAATAGACAGGAACCAAGCGGGACCCAGTGGCAGTTGAGGCATCTGTCCCTCTACATTGGTGGCATTCGATTTATGTTGGTCAAGTTTGCAAGAAGTTCCTTGCTTCTGCGGCATTTTAGCAGGGTTTCAGGGCTGGGAGTTGCATGGTTCAGACCCCAGTGGACCAGAGCATTTTAGGATTTAAGAGAGTTTTCCTGTGTTCCCCTTTGTCAATGAATCAGGGTCCAGGAAAATCACTGAAGGCTTCCACAACATTTTCTAATCTCAATGAAGACAGATAATTGTGAGTTAGTGCCATATGTATctagctagagagagagagagaggttctgtgtgtgtgtgtgtgtgtgtgtgtgtgtgtgtatgagagagagagagagagagagagagagagagagagagagagagagagagagagagagagagagagagaggaaaaagagaaaggaagaagaaagagaagagagagagaggaagacagagacacaaaaagacagagacagagagagagagaataaacaaACTACAGCCTAATAGAACCTGGAGTTGTGGCTGGAGATTGAATGGGATATATAATTTATGTTATGTGTAATTAAAGATTCTACTTTGACTATGTGTTTATTTAATGTAATGAAGTCGCTTGCTTAGTTAAGTCTTTGGTCAGAGATAACTGGCACAGTATACTAGGAGGGGAAGGAATGGGTGTGGCTATTAGGATGGAGTCTTAGCCTGAGAGATTGAATAAACCATACTCCAAAACTAGATAAAATATGAACCCTGGAAAGCAACAATGGAAGGAGTACTCCCTCAGTCATAGACATGCTTCCAGGGTCTTGATTGCTAAAAGGGACCTGGTCACAGTACCTCTTACCTATTTTTACAAGGAGGAAGTGGTTTCCTTGCTGTGCTCTGGGTCTAGAGAACTAGTTGATGCAAGGACGGAGGGGGTAGGGGGTGGCTAGAGTTAATTTGAGTAATAAGACCTTTTGATGCCTATATCACAATCTTGAAATCTTGGCAAACAAAATTTAAGGTTCATTAGCTTAAACTAGGGAATCGTACCAAACCTCTTAAGGAATAACCCTATGGTCAGCGTTCTTGCAATGCTAATGGTTTATTAAGAAGGAAAGGGCTTTTGAGAACCCAcacctcccctttctctccacaGTACACAGAGCTTTCACCTCCTGTCCACCCCACCCTCTCCACCCTTCCTGCCCACTTCCCCACCCACCATAAAGTTCCAAAATCTATCAGGTAAGGTAAGAACTCTAAGGTAAGAACTCCAGCAACATATGGACAACTCCCAGCAGACTTTTCTTGAGTGGGTTCTTCTTTAGTGGATTctggtaaatgaaaaaaataaaaaatgaaaacaaaattaaagcaaaGATCTCACACACTGAGTGATCCTACAGTTGCCCTGTCCTGTCTCATTGCTTTCCAATGTCCTCAGCTGCCATATTGGTAGAAACATGTGACAGGAGTACTGGAGGAACCTTGGTCTCCCTTGCCCAGAACAACTTCAAGTGTTCTCTAGGGCCTCCCTGGTCCATGTGGACCATGCCGGAAAGTCCCTCCTTTGTgtggatgattatttttttgaTCCAATTAGCCCCTTTCTACAGTAACCATATGTCATAGATACCCAAGGAAGTCAGCTGGGAATGAAAGCCAGGCATAAGTGGAGTAGCCTAAGCTTCCACATCTCAGCTTCCTAAATCTTTTACTTTCATCACCGACCAGTTAACCTCATGCTTTAGGTGTTATATAAACCCCAACTGAAAGATGCAATGCCTGTCCCTGATGTGCTTATAAACATAAAACATACTAACGCAGATACATATCTCTAGAGCAAGGCAGTGGgagataataaaacaaaatacctgATATTCATACAGTCtttctaagatttgcaaagcattttacaaatacgaACACCCTGTGAATCTGGTACGACAagtattcttatttcattttacagatgaaaagctTGGGTTTAGTGAGGATAACTATCCagaccaaggtcacaaagctagttaagtgactagctccaGTTTCAGAGTCAAGATTCCTGTCTGATAAGATCAGGAGATTAACCCACTAGGAACCCTGGTTCAGATCATTGGGCCAttaatctagaattggaagggaccttaaactCTGTCTAGTTTATAAAACCACAGATCAAGAGCCGGAAGggacatcctcattttacagacaaggaatgTGACCCCAGtggaaattaggtgacttgccctaTGACAGAAAGCATCAGAgatagggtttgaacccagattctctgagtCCAGAGCCAATGATCATTTCACTATGTCCCATTGCCTCctccttggctctgccccttactagctatgggacacTGACCAAATCCCTTCCTGTTTCTGGGCccagttttcttctctggaaaatgagagggattGATTCAATGACCTCAAAGCTTCCTCCACGTCTATGGACGTACTTGGATGAAAGTGCTAGGATAAAACACTTCCTAACTGAGGAGAAAAGAAGCACTTGGGctttttggtattttttaaattattgttattcTATGGCTTGTACTTCCTGGTCATTCGACAGAAGGAAGATGGAATAAATGGAACATTAGAGAAATTCAGAATTCCCGTTAATGCCAACGTTTCCCTTGGGAGGGGCAATGGcggtggggggaggtgagagtgtGATGAGGAGACCTCCAAGATGGAAAACATACTCAGAGTTACAGTGAGGCTTTTGTCTTCAATGGTTACCAGATTGTTCAGGAAAGTCAATGTTAAGTCAATGTAATGAACTGTGGGAAGGGGGCAGGGAATTGACTTGGTCCTCTTACCTAAACCTAACCGTGTGAGCAGACATGACCACATCCATTGCTGACGCAGCGTCCTCTACCTGGACAGTCCTGGTCTCCACTACAGAGCTCTACACAAATACCTAACATTAGAAAAGagccaaaggaagaaaaattaccATATTGTAGGTAACAGCAAGCAAGACCAGTTATGCATAAGTATCTCTGAAGgtagcatattgacttagaaaaccacaggcTGGCATTATTTATGTTCtgctgtatttttgttttgttaaatatttcccaatgataCTTTAGTCTGGCTCCTGGTGGCACTGCTGCCCCTGGCCCAGTGTTTTAAATAACTATCAGGAGGAAAGGAAACAAGATGAGAGGTTGTTTGATACAGAGAATAAAACATTActtctggaatcagagggcctggatgatcttggccaagtcacaacctctctgggtctcagtttccgtTTTAGTAAATGAAGGAGttggttggggaatggctaaataaatcaaggcacatggatgtaatggaatcATTGAGATGTAAGAAGTGATCAATATAAAggattcagagaggcctggaaagacttgtatgaactaatagAATATGAAGAAAGTAGCATCTAGGGAACAGAGcacatgactacaacaatgtaagagaaacaacaaaaaaaggataGAGAAACTGAATGTTGTATGATTATAATGACCAACTTTGGTcctggaaaaaatgagaaaatgtacctccctctcttttttgcagagattgggagggagggaaggcataCAAGTTTGGAGTATGTTTTGACATGTATTAATTAATTATTGTGTATtaattaattttgctgaactgatttttctttcctatttttaaatctttgttacaaggataTGCCTCCATGAATAAGGGGAGGATGGATTGGGAAATaaatatgatgtaaaaacaaactcCATCAATACAaataagacttttttaaaaaatgaaagttcattccagctccaaatctatgatccaagaTCCTAAGACCatcaaaaatttttacatcttCCTGTATATTTGCTGGTATCAGCTCTTTGGTCAGAGCTGTTAATGAATAATAAGTTGTTataggtgatggtggtggtggtggtggtgtatgtgtatatgtgtgtaacaCAGTtgaaaattctggaatttgaaaaATAGACCAAAACTGGAGATATAGATTAGGGAACCGTGTATGTTGAAGTGATCCTAGAAGCTATAAGAAAGGACAGGATCATGAAGGAGAGAATGTAGAGGAATATCCAAAAAGCCAATCACAGAAATATGGGGAGTGTCTATAtcatggtgggggagggaagatagaAAATGAAGCCAGTGTCATTTTATGGAAGCCAAGGGAGAGGTTTCAAAAAGGAAGTGATTAGCATTGTCAAACATTGTGGAAaagtcaaggaggatgaggactTGGGGAGAAAGCATTTAAATTTGGTGATTAGGAATGTTATTGTTGACCTTTGGGAGAACAGTTTTAGCAGAATGGTATAAGGCCCACTCTGTAAGGAATGCAGTGAGGATGCAGTGAGACTATTCTTTCTATAAGTCTGGCAGTGAAATAAAGAGATAGGAAAGCAGATCCTATGTCTCTAAGCTTTTGTGGGAAGCTTTGGCTTACATATTTGCTTTAAATTTAAGAGACATATCCAAATagatggagaggaaaagattGGAGTTACAAGAGAAGGGATGGTTGTTGGAAGAGATAGGAGGGGAAGAGGTTGAAGGCAGAAAAAGACAGGATGAAAGCATCATCAAACTACAGCTGGAAtgaccttcaatttctttctatgTTGAGTGgagaaactgaattcaaatcttggttctacttgtgtgaccttgggaaaagcaCATAAACTCTTTTGAGTCTTGATTTCTTCAGCTGTCAAAGGAGAGTTAgattagatcagggattctttacctttttttgtgcTGTGGACCCCCTAAAGAGTCTGAAGAaatctatggaccctttctcagaataatagttttaaaagcgtaaaacaaaatacatagatttacaaaggaaaacactTGCATTGGGATAAAAATCATCAGCCTATTAGAAAAACCAATTCATGGATCCCAGGACTAGATGATCAAGAACCTTAGGATTAGATGATTAATAAAACTCTTTCCTGTGTAGAACCTGTAATCTTTAGAAAGTCAGGATACTTCTCTTGAGACAGCTCAAAAGGAAATCACAAAGGGTGACAGTCTAGGGAAAGTTTGATGTGAAAAGGAAGGTGTTggagtgcaggggtggggaacctctaggtcctcaagtgcagccctttcacTTCATACTTCACAGAAGAAGTCCCTGGTGTCTCCATGTGTAAGATATCTTAGGATTCCCTGCCTTGggcttccattttccttctttctggttgccttcTTTAAAGGTATCTTTTTCCCTGACTTACCGATGGGTGAATGCCTGGTCTTTCTAGCTTCTAGGTGGTCCATGCTGAAGGCAAGGAGTGCCAGGAGGAAGACGAGGCCAATAGACAACTTCATGCTGGATGCCAAAGTCTTCAGTTAGCAGGGAAGTAAGGGCAGAGCTGGTATTTATATCTTTTTGCTGAACCTCATAAAAAGACAGGTCCAAGGCAGGACATAGTTACCTGAAAGAATTACCCTGCCAGTAAGCTGACACTTCTGGAAAGTACAATTTGTGTTGCCAGATCCATGTGTAAATATTGTGTGATGAAAACAAGCTCTTTGAGCCAAGAAAGCCagccaaaggaaagaaagaaaaagaaaagaaaaaggaagccagggaatgaCAGAACAAAGAAAAGTTACTAACTGTTCCTTTTTCCATTCTCACCCTCTCCTGACAGAAGCTCTTCTAAGAAATCAGTTACAACTCAGGTTTAACATAAGGTATAGAGTAAGCAAGTGATCTAGATTTGGACAGTCCCACCTGCCCCCAAACATCTTCTATAAGGCCTGAAATTCTCCACTTTTCTACATTATTTGAAATTCCACCAGTAAGACATTCGTAATCCATTTTAATCCAACTCAATCCAATGAGCATGTATTCAGCACCTACCAAGTTCAAGGCTTCACAGatacaagaaaaaacaaacagcccctgctcttgaggggcttacattctataaATAAGGAGATAAATCTATGCATGGGAATTTTAGGAGGGAAAGAGTACTAATGGAGGGGTGGAGAGTAGGGAAtaagctaaatcttgaaggaaactaaggattctaatcaacagaaatgagaaaggacTGAATTTTAGGCATAAAGTCAATAAGCctcctattttaaaatataaacattccTGGAAGATTGAGAGGTATTTCACCTCTGTGTGACTTGTCATATGTTACCAAAGCAAAAAACTGTGATTTGAAGTTGAAAGCacttaggtttgaatcccacctcttcCACCAATCCATGACTTGGGCAAGTCTCATCCCCCACTTtgcacctcaatttcctcttctacaaaatgaaggagttggattagatgtttTTAAGGtcgcttcttccctcccttttgtaAATAATGCTGAAAACCCAGCAGAGATACCAAGGGCCAGAAGACCACCTAGAGTGAGACTTAGTATGGGTCTCCCCTCCCTAAAACCCACTGGATGCCCCAAAGTGCTTTTGAGGGTGAGAATACTACCTGAATTGAGGCTTCATACTTCCTATTGAATCTTGAGCCTACTCACTGTGAAGCTCAGACACAAGGGGCCCCTGTCTCCTGcttaagggctcttctggaccctcctggctttagagtgattatcaataataactgttgctgtttccctcccagcctgatgtctttctttttcttggcctcattaaaggggccataccccagctacttttaaaaacatgcctattcaatgaatgggcattacctcaccctatgTGAGTACCTGAGCCAAGGCCAGTACTTGGCCActgggccaaggtctcccagtgaatcctgggtcatctgcagtcatcatgaggaatatctggtcactggatccagatggctcaggagaagtaaggctggtgaccttgcacagccttccctcactcaaaacaaagtcaagtgcaagtcatgtcatcatttctgtgatggcatagtcttctttggcaacaaaggacaaacacaacacttGTCCTTTCACCTCCTAGAAACCAAAGTCAATCCTATGGTCAGCcactttaatattttattctgctACTTTAGAACCCCTTGTACCTTGGCCTTCTTCTGCCTTCCCTGATCTATGAAACTTCCCTGAGAATCTGCTCCATCGATTTTATTTGCTTCTATTCTAGGACTCTAGACTAATGTTACTCTCTATCATCATGGGACCCTGGAGTATGCCATGGCTGGCAAATTTTCATTTCCTTGTGCATAAGAACTCCAATTACAATCTAATTCATTTCAAATTAACTACACTTTGATGGCATTTCCATTACATAAAATGTAGATTTACTAGTCAAGTATAATGTGTTTTGACTATAGTTACAATGATAATAAAATGGCAGTTTAGCTGTTGTGATCTTGCATTTCCTAGTGCCTCTGATTCAAAGTCACTGTCAACCTTTCTCCTCCTCATGAGGCAATGAAGAGTCATAGGTTTGGAGTCAGTGACCTTGGGGTCAAATTGTGTCTCTGCAACTTAATACCTGTTGGACTTTAAATGAGTCTTAACTTCTTTGGGctctttcttcatttgcaaaatacgAGGAGTTAGGTtagggacctctgaggtccctttaagctctaaatGACTGTGAACCTCTCTCGATGTAGTGTTATCCTCTTCCTTATTGACTGTGCCCATCTTCAAATCTCTATCTTCTTTTGCCTATTCCTTCCTCCAAATCACTTTGGCATCCAGGATCATTGTCCTCTCATGAACAAACTCTCCTCCTAGATCTCTTTCTCTTggactttttccattttcttgaaTTTACAGAAAACTGGTTTTCCTAGTAGAGGCTTTGCCTTACTTTCCAGTTGCAAGCTGTTCCTTCTCTCATGTCCTACACATCATACTGGGCCAGGAAAAGTCAAGATACTTTGGGTGCCTCATTGCTATTTCCATACCTACCTGCCCTCTGAAGGACATTCCATCCATCTATAAAACTCTATCTATGTGCTTGTTTCTATGACCTCTATAGATCACTTATCTCCTTTTTTTCAGAGTTTTTTACCTGGCTTACAGCCTTTATTTCCACCCTAACCCCCAGAGTTGAGAATTTACAGATACCTTGGTCTCTCACTTGATCAGCCTCCTCAGTTCCCATGACCTATAGATTTACTACACCATGACTATCCATAGGCATGATCATACTTTAGATCTTACCACCTCCCCAGATAAAAACTTTGAAATTCTTCTCTCTGATTATAATCTcatcttttcattcctccttcTGCTTCACTTCTCTTAAACCTAGTTTTCATTCTCATTGTGACTTCTAGTCCTTCTATCCTTTCCTATTCACCCAGTCTAACACCTTTattttggtcttttctttttttttaaagtactgatCCTGTGGTTAACCCGTTCTTCTACTCTTGACCCATTTGTCTCTTTGTCCTACTTTCCTGACAGGTTTTTCTTCATCCCTGGGTCATAGGCACCATCCACCCTCAATTGAAAATCATTTGAAGATATTGCATGGTTCTGCTGGATACATTGATATTACAAAGCCATGACGGGACCTTCATTGCAGCATGGGAATCTTTTTATTCCCTCCTTGGCCATCTCACATGCTTCCTGGTGGCTCTACCAAAATATTTCTTCTCTGACAAAGCTCCCAAAGCTGGTCTTGCAACTTTTCATCAGCAGAAACACACCCTTAGTGAGAAAACTGGGCCCATTTATTCTGAGTTCCTTTTACATCTTGAACTGTTCTTCAACAAGTTTGTTCCAGGCTCTGAAGGGGAGGGACCCTCCTATTGGCCAACCTTTCTATTTGTGCCTTGGATCCTTTGCTGTTTGGAATCCTCTAATCTTCTTCAACCTACTATCTGCTAGATGCCTTTTCCACATACCCAGGTCTCCCCTATCCTTAAACCAAAGCCTCCACTTGACCCTTTTGTCCCCTCAAGGTATCATCCTCTATCTGTCCTTCATTTTATTGCCATCATCCTAGACAATTCATCCATATTGTCTGCTTTTATTTCCTCACTATCCACTCACTCTATGACT
The DNA window shown above is from Notamacropus eugenii isolate mMacEug1 chromosome 2, mMacEug1.pri_v2, whole genome shotgun sequence and carries:
- the LOC140523005 gene encoding protein Wfdc21-like yields the protein MKLSIGLVFLLALLAFSMDHLEARKTRHSPIGICVELCSGDQDCPGRGRCVSNGCGHVCSHG